A part of Geotrypetes seraphini chromosome 9, aGeoSer1.1, whole genome shotgun sequence genomic DNA contains:
- the TUBAL3 gene encoding tubulin alpha chain-like 3: protein MRECISIHVGQAGAQIGNACWELYCLEHGIQPDGRISSETVSSPVDSSFGTFFSETGSGKHVPRAVFVDLEETVIGEIRTGIYRSLFHPEQLITGKEDAANNYARGHYTIGKEIIDLVLDRIRKMADQCSGLQGFLVFHSFGGGTGSGFTSLLMEQLSVNYGKKSKLEFSVYPAPRISTAVVEPYNSILTTHTTLEHSDCAFMVDNEAIYDICNRNLDIDRPSYTNLNRLIAQIVSSITASLRFDGALNVDLTEFQTNLVPYPRIHFPLVTYSPIISAEKAYHEQLSVPEITNACFEFSNQMVKCDPRRGKYMACCLLYRGDVVPKDVNAAIASIKSRRSIQFVDWCPTGFKVGINYQPPTAVPGGDLAKVKRAVCMLSNTTAIAEAWARLDHKFDLMYSKRAFVHWYVGEGMEEGEFSEAREDMAALEKDYEEVGKDSFNEVEEEDEY from the exons ATG AGGGAGTGCATATCCATCCATGTTGGCCAAGCAGGTGCCCAGATTGGGAATGCCTGCTGGGAGCTGTACTGTCTGGAACATGGCATCCAACCTGATGGGAGAATTTCCAGTGAAACAGTATCTAGCCCAGTGGATTCTTCCTTTGGAACCTTCTTCAGTGAGACTGGCTCAGGAAAACATGTACCCAGAGCTGTCTTCGTAGACCTTGAAGAAACTGTCATTG GAGAGATCAGAACTGGAATCTACCGCTCGCTCTTCCACCCAGAACAGCTCATTACAGGCAAGGAAGATGCAGCCAACAACTATGCCCGGGGTCATTATACCATTGGGAAAGAAATTATTGATCTGGTCTTGGACAGAATCCGGAAAATG GCTGATCAGTGCAGTGGCCTTCAAGGCTTCCTTGTTTTCCACAGTTTTGGTGGAGGAACAGGCTCGGGGTTTACCTCTCTTCTAATGGAACAGCTCTCGGTAAACTATGGCAAGAAGTCAAAGCTGGAGTTCTCGGTCTACCCTGCCCCTCGGATCTCCACTGCAGTGGTAGAACCCTACAATTCCATTCTGACCACTCACACGACTCTGGAACATTCAGACTGTGCTTTTATGGtggacaatgaagccatctatGACATCTGCAACCGTAACTTGGATATTGATCGTCCCTCGTATACCAATTTGAACAGACTAATAGCCCAGATAGTGTCGTCCATTACTGCTTCTTTGAGGTTTGATGGAGCTTTAAATGTTGACCTTACTGAATTCCAAACTAATCTAGTGCCTTATCCAAGAATCCATTTTCCTCTAGTTACCTACTCCCCTATCATATCTGCTGAAAAAGCTTATCACGAGCAACTGTCTGTACCTGAAATTACTAATGCTTGCTTTGAATTCTCTAATCAGATGGTAAAATGTGACCCTAGACGTGGTAAGTACATGGCCTGTTGCTTGTTGTATCGGGGTGATGTGGTGCCCAAGGATGTCAATGCTGCTATAGCTTCAATTAAAAGCAGAAGGTCCATCCAGTTTGTGGACTGGTGTCCAACTGGCTTTAAAGTGGGCATAAACTACCAGCCTCCTACAGCAGTACCAGGAGGAGATCTGGCTAAGGTCAAACGGGCCGTCTGCATGTTAAGCAATACCACAGCTATAGCAGAAGCTTGGGCACGACTAGATCACAAGTTTGATCTGATGTACTCTAAACGGGCCTTCGTACACTGGTATGTTGGGGAAGGAATGGAGGAAGGGGAGTTCTCTGAGGCTAGGGAAGACATGGCTGCCCTTGAGAAGGATTATGAAGAAGTGGGAAAAGACTCCTTTAATGAGGTAGAAGAGGAAGATGAATATTGA